One genomic region from Acidimicrobiia bacterium encodes:
- a CDS encoding malate dehydrogenase translates to MTKSPVHVTVTGAAGQIGYALVHQVANGTLLGPDQPVVLRLLEIEAVMKSLEGVVMELEDGAHPLLEGIVATSDLKQAFDGTSWCLLVGSIPRKAGMERRDLLSINGGIFKPQGEAINANAAEDVRVLVVGNPCNTNCLIARTNAPDVPDDRWFAMTRLDENRAKTQLARKAGVKVRDVSNLAIWGNHSNTQFPDFTHAKIEGKSATDVITDRAWLETEFIDTIQKRGAAVIEARGASSAASAAHAAVESVQSIWQKTPKGDWHSLAVVSNGEYGAPEGLQFGFPVRTDGKTWEIVEGLEHDDFARAKIAVTTEELVGEREEVKDLLPALGA, encoded by the coding sequence ATGACGAAGTCACCGGTCCACGTCACAGTGACGGGCGCGGCGGGCCAGATCGGGTACGCGCTCGTGCACCAGGTTGCCAACGGCACGCTGCTCGGACCCGACCAGCCGGTCGTCCTGCGCCTGCTCGAGATTGAGGCGGTCATGAAGTCGCTCGAGGGCGTCGTCATGGAGCTCGAAGATGGCGCGCACCCGTTGCTCGAGGGCATCGTGGCCACGTCCGACTTGAAACAGGCGTTCGACGGCACGTCGTGGTGCCTGCTCGTCGGTTCGATCCCTCGCAAGGCGGGCATGGAGCGCCGCGACCTGCTGTCGATCAACGGCGGCATCTTCAAGCCGCAAGGTGAGGCCATCAACGCGAACGCAGCCGAAGACGTGCGGGTGCTCGTCGTGGGCAACCCGTGCAACACGAACTGCCTGATCGCGCGCACGAACGCGCCCGACGTGCCCGACGACCGTTGGTTCGCGATGACCCGTCTCGACGAAAACCGGGCCAAGACCCAGCTGGCGCGCAAGGCGGGCGTCAAGGTGCGCGACGTCTCGAACCTCGCGATCTGGGGCAACCACTCGAACACCCAGTTCCCCGACTTCACGCACGCAAAGATCGAAGGCAAGTCGGCGACCGACGTGATCACCGATCGAGCGTGGCTGGAGACCGAGTTCATCGACACGATCCAAAAGCGCGGCGCCGCGGTGATCGAAGCGCGCGGCGCGTCATCGGCGGCGTCGGCCGCGCATGCCGCGGTTGAGTCGGTGCAGAGCATCTGGCAGAAGACTCCCAAGGGCGACTGGCACTCGCTCGCCGTGGTCAGCAACGGTGAGTACGGCGCGCCCGAGGGCTTGCAGTTCGGCTTCCCAGTCCGCACCGACGGCAAGACGTGGGAGATCGTCGAGGGCCTGGAGCACGACGACTTCGCCCGCGCCAAGATCGCGGTGACGACCGAAGAGCTGGTCGGCGAGCGCGAAGAGGTCAAAGACCTGCTTCCCGCTCTCGGCGCTTAG
- a CDS encoding PspA/IM30 family protein produces MWKTIKKWWKYLGAKLGLAFEEKADPKVQLEQAITEARDQHRKLTESAANVIANQKQLQLKLDRAIEEYEKANKSARQALLLSDQEMRAGNADKSVSFNTAAESFANKIINLEAEIETLKKGLLDATQASEKAKQMVTQNSSVLQKKLAEREKLLSQLDQAKMQEQMNKAMATLNEQVGEDVPTFEQVRDKIEKRLSKAQATSDLTGASVDTKMLEVEQAQMSAEAGARLSELRSELGLSAPEKAAPKAEAKGEAKEAKG; encoded by the coding sequence ATGTGGAAGACGATCAAGAAGTGGTGGAAGTACCTGGGCGCGAAGCTGGGCTTGGCGTTCGAGGAGAAAGCGGACCCGAAGGTCCAGCTCGAGCAGGCGATCACCGAGGCACGTGATCAGCACCGCAAGCTGACCGAGTCGGCCGCGAACGTCATCGCCAACCAGAAGCAGCTCCAGCTCAAGCTCGACCGCGCCATCGAGGAGTACGAGAAGGCGAACAAGTCGGCGCGCCAGGCGCTCCTGCTCTCAGATCAGGAAATGCGCGCTGGCAACGCCGACAAGTCGGTGAGCTTCAACACGGCGGCCGAGTCGTTCGCCAACAAGATCATCAACCTCGAAGCCGAGATCGAGACGCTGAAGAAGGGTCTCCTCGATGCCACGCAGGCGTCAGAGAAGGCCAAGCAGATGGTCACGCAGAACTCGTCGGTGCTCCAGAAGAAGCTTGCCGAGCGCGAGAAGCTCCTCAGCCAGCTCGATCAGGCGAAGATGCAGGAGCAGATGAACAAGGCGATGGCCACGCTCAACGAGCAGGTCGGCGAAGACGTGCCGACCTTCGAGCAGGTGCGGGACAAGATCGAGAAGCGTCTCTCCAAAGCCCAAGCCACGTCCGACCTCACCGGCGCATCCGTCGACACGAAGATGCTCGAGGTCGAGCAGGCACAGATGAGTGCAGAGGCGGGTGCGCGGCTCAGCGAGCTGCGGTCCGAGCTCGGGCTCAGCGCGCCGGAGAAAGCGGCACCGAAGGCCGAAGCCAAGGGCGAGGCCAAAGAAGCCAAGGGCTAA